In the Engystomops pustulosus chromosome 2, aEngPut4.maternal, whole genome shotgun sequence genome, one interval contains:
- the LOC140118979 gene encoding uncharacterized protein isoform X2, producing MVLYYLKPLGPEYYQLGIQDRIHYPPTIKIYASLIIYLFLYPFSHLAGSLISHSRRSDLPGPSRSRKDGLLFSPLPGQKTKRVKPDDNKLKGLEQVHHLQTFPHGIGKSGRSETTRSLLQNEDFYINPRSHEDLGTPYSLSPISGLESKSFSHPTELDSEQLGSKTLRFGQEGHHPILSKKKFTVVVTEEEPGERGPLALSSASHNCNRRKQCGLGSGLPFPLRPRSMDAFPIPEAIKLSRATGHLGSPKAKYTSPEKQPCTHFIRQHHSGVLLKKTGGDKIDDSFHLNTYDLLLGRGERALPLRNSPERSSKQRGRLPQQGTDFSQRMEHQSRGLHPFDKSVGNSSNRSLRHKEEYGMPSILHSGGRSTEGSTGCFQPPMGRTSFLCLSPYSLSGKGPQKNPYGPGKGDTDLSKLAKEELVSSVDIPDPAATSDTTLTERPVTPGTDSTSRPGTASANSLDPESEFLTSRGLSMAVVTTLKASRKKVTFAIYHKIWKKFVTFCGDNPPSQSNPNILQILDFLQKGLEQGLSTSTLKVQVSALGAFCDRPLAEHRSRLHSQGDIQISQSSRNHTTIFLRKSLH from the exons ATGGTCTTGTATTACCTCAAACCCTTGGGTCCTGAATATTATCAACTCGGGATACAGGATAGAATTCACTACCCCCCCACCATCAAGATTTATGCCTCCCTTATTATCTACCTCTTCCTCTACCCATTCTCTCATCTGGCAGGAAGTCTCATCTCTCATTCTCGCAGGAGTGATCTCCCGGGTCCCTCAAGATCAAGAAAAGACGGGCTTCTATTCTCCCCTCTTCCTGGTCAAAAAACCAAACGGGTCAAACCGGATGATAATAAACTTAAAGGCCTTGAACAAGTTCATCACTTACAGACGTTTCCACATGGAATCGGGAAAAGCGGAAGATCTGAGACAACACGTTCGCTCCTTCAGAATGAAGATTTCTATATCAATCCGAGGAGCCATGAAGATCTTGGGACTCCTTACAGCCTGTCTCCCATCAGTGGCCTGGAGTCAAAATCATTCTCGCATCCTACAGAATTGGATTCTGAGCAGTTGGGATCGAAGACCCTCAGGTTTggacaagaaggtcatcatcccaTCCTCAGTAAAAAGAAGTTTACAGTGGTGGTTACAGAGGAAGAACCTGGAGAACGGGGTCCACTGGCATTGTCTTCTGCGTCTCACAATTGCAACCGACGCAAGCAGTGTGGGCTGGGGAGCGGTCTTCCCTTCCCATTACGcccaaggtctatggacgccttcCCAATCCCGGAAGCCATCAAACTATCGAGAGCTACGGGCCATCTGGGAAGCCCTAAGGCAAAATACACCTCTCCTGAAAAACAACCATGTACACATTTTATCAGACAACACCACAGCGGTGTCTTACTTAAGAAGACAGGGGGGGACAAGATCGACGACTCTTTCCACCTTAACACATACGATCTTCTCCTGGGCAGAGGAGAACGTGCTCTCCCTCTCCGCAACTCACCTGAGAGGAGTTCTAAACAAAGAGGCAGACTACCTCAGCAGGGAACAGATTTCTCCCAACGAATGGAGCATCAATCCAGAGGTCTTCATCCATTTGACAAGTCTGTGGGGAATTCCTCAAATCGATCTCTTCGCCACAAAGAAGAATACGGTATGCCATCGATACTACACTCTGGAGGCAGGAGCACCGAAGGATCGACTGGATGCTTTCAGCCACCGATGGGTCGAACCTCTTTCCtatgcctttccccctattcccttagTGGCAAGGGTCCTCAGAAAAATCCTTACGGACCAGGCAAGGGTGATACTGATCTGTCCAAATTGGCCAAAGAAGAACTGGTATCCTCTGTTGACATCCCTGACCCAGCAGCAACCAGTGATACTACCCTCACGGAGAGACCTGTTACACCAGGGACCGATTCTACATCCCGACCCGGGACGGCTTCAGCTAACAgcttggatcctgagtccgaATTCCTGACATCGCGGGGACTTTCAATGGCTGTAGTAACAACTCTTAAGGCAAGTAGGAAGAAGGTTACGTTCGCAATTTAtcataaaatttggaaaaaatttgtaaCATTTTGTGGAGATAATCCTCCATCTCAATCTAACCCCAATATCTTACAGATTTTGGACTTTCTACAGAAAGGCCTGGAACAGGGCCTTTCTACTAGCACCTTAAAGGTCCAGGTCTCGGCCCTTGGCGCCTTCTGCGATCGTCCACTGGcggagcacag ATCCAGGCTTCATTCCCAAGGTGACATCCAGATTTCACAGAGCTCAAGAAATCACACTACCATCTTTTTGCGAAAATCCCTCCACTAG
- the LOC140118979 gene encoding uncharacterized protein isoform X1 produces MVLYYLKPLGPEYYQLGIQDRIHYPPTIKIYASLIIYLFLYPFSHLAGSLISHSRRSDLPGPSRSRKDGLLFSPLPGQKTKRVKPDDNKLKGLEQVHHLQTFPHGIGKSGRSETTRSLLQNEDFYINPRSHEDLGTPYSLSPISGLESKSFSHPTELDSEQLGSKTLRFGQEGHHPILSKKKFTVVVTEEEPGERGPLALSSASHNCNRRKQCGLGSGLPFPLRPRSMDAFPIPEAIKLSRATGHLGSPKAKYTSPEKQPCTHFIRQHHSGVLLKKTGGDKIDDSFHLNTYDLLLGRGERALPLRNSPERSSKQRGRLPQQGTDFSQRMEHQSRGLHPFDKSVGNSSNRSLRHKEEYGMPSILHSGGRSTEGSTGCFQPPMGRTSFLCLSPYSLSGKGPQKNPYGPGKGDTDLSKLAKEELVSSVDIPDPAATSDTTLTERPVTPGTDSTSRPGTASANSLDPESEFLTSRGLSMAVVTTLKASRKKVTFAIYHKIWKKFVTFCGDNPPSQSNPNILQILDFLQKGLEQGLSTSTLKVQVSALGAFCDRPLAEHRWVKRFILASSRIRPQILRRVPTWDLKLVLDALSRPPFEPLDSANIKNLTLKTTLLVAVTTARRLGEIQAISIKEPYMRVLSDRIILTLDPGFIPKVTSRFHRAQEITLPSFCENPSTSREASWHLLDGKNKGRKASKTSIARWLKLAISTCYTQQGKETPTDLKAHSTRAMSTSWAEKRGASLEQICKAATWASSSTFIKHYRLDLPCSQDLSFGRKVLQAVIPP; encoded by the exons ATGGTCTTGTATTACCTCAAACCCTTGGGTCCTGAATATTATCAACTCGGGATACAGGATAGAATTCACTACCCCCCCACCATCAAGATTTATGCCTCCCTTATTATCTACCTCTTCCTCTACCCATTCTCTCATCTGGCAGGAAGTCTCATCTCTCATTCTCGCAGGAGTGATCTCCCGGGTCCCTCAAGATCAAGAAAAGACGGGCTTCTATTCTCCCCTCTTCCTGGTCAAAAAACCAAACGGGTCAAACCGGATGATAATAAACTTAAAGGCCTTGAACAAGTTCATCACTTACAGACGTTTCCACATGGAATCGGGAAAAGCGGAAGATCTGAGACAACACGTTCGCTCCTTCAGAATGAAGATTTCTATATCAATCCGAGGAGCCATGAAGATCTTGGGACTCCTTACAGCCTGTCTCCCATCAGTGGCCTGGAGTCAAAATCATTCTCGCATCCTACAGAATTGGATTCTGAGCAGTTGGGATCGAAGACCCTCAGGTTTggacaagaaggtcatcatcccaTCCTCAGTAAAAAGAAGTTTACAGTGGTGGTTACAGAGGAAGAACCTGGAGAACGGGGTCCACTGGCATTGTCTTCTGCGTCTCACAATTGCAACCGACGCAAGCAGTGTGGGCTGGGGAGCGGTCTTCCCTTCCCATTACGcccaaggtctatggacgccttcCCAATCCCGGAAGCCATCAAACTATCGAGAGCTACGGGCCATCTGGGAAGCCCTAAGGCAAAATACACCTCTCCTGAAAAACAACCATGTACACATTTTATCAGACAACACCACAGCGGTGTCTTACTTAAGAAGACAGGGGGGGACAAGATCGACGACTCTTTCCACCTTAACACATACGATCTTCTCCTGGGCAGAGGAGAACGTGCTCTCCCTCTCCGCAACTCACCTGAGAGGAGTTCTAAACAAAGAGGCAGACTACCTCAGCAGGGAACAGATTTCTCCCAACGAATGGAGCATCAATCCAGAGGTCTTCATCCATTTGACAAGTCTGTGGGGAATTCCTCAAATCGATCTCTTCGCCACAAAGAAGAATACGGTATGCCATCGATACTACACTCTGGAGGCAGGAGCACCGAAGGATCGACTGGATGCTTTCAGCCACCGATGGGTCGAACCTCTTTCCtatgcctttccccctattcccttagTGGCAAGGGTCCTCAGAAAAATCCTTACGGACCAGGCAAGGGTGATACTGATCTGTCCAAATTGGCCAAAGAAGAACTGGTATCCTCTGTTGACATCCCTGACCCAGCAGCAACCAGTGATACTACCCTCACGGAGAGACCTGTTACACCAGGGACCGATTCTACATCCCGACCCGGGACGGCTTCAGCTAACAgcttggatcctgagtccgaATTCCTGACATCGCGGGGACTTTCAATGGCTGTAGTAACAACTCTTAAGGCAAGTAGGAAGAAGGTTACGTTCGCAATTTAtcataaaatttggaaaaaatttgtaaCATTTTGTGGAGATAATCCTCCATCTCAATCTAACCCCAATATCTTACAGATTTTGGACTTTCTACAGAAAGGCCTGGAACAGGGCCTTTCTACTAGCACCTTAAAGGTCCAGGTCTCGGCCCTTGGCGCCTTCTGCGATCGTCCACTGGcggagcacaggtgggtcaaaaggtttatcctagcctcctccagaatcagacccCAGATTCTCAGGAGAGTTCCTACATGGGACCTAAAACTGGTTCTAGACGCACTTTCCAGACCACCATTTGAACCTCTGGATAGCGCCAACATAAAGAACTTAACGTTAAAAACTACCCTTCTTGTTGCTGTCACTACAGCTAGAAGATTGGGTGAAATTCAGGCTATTTCAATCAAAGAGCCTTATATGCGAGTTCTGTCTGATCGTATAATTCTTACTTTAGATCCAGGCTTCATTCCCAAGGTGACATCCAGATTTCACAGAGCTCAAGAAATCACACTACCATCTTTTTGCGAAAATCCCTCCACTAGTAGGGAAGCTTCGTGGCACCTTCTAGAC ggAAAAAACAAAGGGAGAAAGGCCTCAAAGACATCAATAGCAAGATGGCTAAAGTTAGCTATCTCCACCTGTTATACGCAACAAGGGAAGGAGACCCCAACGGacctaaaagcccattccaccagggctatgtccacttcCTGGGCTGAAAAAAGAGGTGCATCATTAGAGCAGATTTGCAAGGCCGCTACCTGGGCCTCATCATCCACCTTCataaaacactacagactggattTGCCTTGTTCTCAAGATCTTTCCTTTGGCAGGAAAGTTCTACAAGCTGTCATCCCACCCTAA